From a single Candidatus Acidiferrales bacterium genomic region:
- a CDS encoding iron-sulfur cluster assembly scaffold protein, whose protein sequence is EMTNPACGDVMQLGLQVVDGKIVAARFKTVGCVAAIACGSILTEMISGRNVTDVSRLTDREIAAALGGLPPATAHGSQLAADALRAVLAKLPPGCEI, encoded by the coding sequence GGAAATGACCAACCCTGCTTGCGGCGACGTCATGCAGCTTGGGCTTCAGGTTGTGGACGGCAAGATCGTTGCCGCACGCTTCAAAACCGTCGGGTGTGTGGCGGCCATCGCGTGCGGTTCCATCCTGACAGAAATGATTTCCGGGCGGAACGTGACCGACGTGAGCCGGCTCACTGATCGGGAGATTGCCGCGGCGCTGGGTGGGTTGCCGCCCGCCACGGCGCATGGCAGCCAGCTCGCCGCCGATGCGCTGCGGGCGGTCCTGGCGAAGCTGCCCCCCGGATGTGAAATTTAG